The proteins below come from a single Accipiter gentilis chromosome W, bAccGen1.1, whole genome shotgun sequence genomic window:
- the LOC126035579 gene encoding LOW QUALITY PROTEIN: uncharacterized protein LOC126035579 (The sequence of the model RefSeq protein was modified relative to this genomic sequence to represent the inferred CDS: substituted 2 bases at 2 genomic stop codons): protein MNNANEILKVKGSATALQPGIFLICGDRAWGGIPKNPLGGPCYIGKLALLTLTHRNWLKIXXSSPRSKRSIAQLSQNCDDNVELWSVTTRIFASMFTSVGTARALNQLNKLACWSVKQARATSEVLEEMMQDMSSLTHAVLQNRAAIDFLLLAQGHGCEDVEGMCCFNLSDHSQSIHKQIDWLKKHTQKIQQEINWFDGVLQSIFGGITPWLMSLIKEALRWLGILILICIIVKIAYGCMMKGVSKLTHQALLAQKEKGGIVGKWLAEKGHGPVEKLCEQSSV, encoded by the coding sequence ATGAATAATGCCAATGAAATATTGAAAGTAAAAGGTTCAGCTACAGCTTTACAGCCCGGcatatttttgatttgtggagatagagCATGGGGTGGAATCCCAAAGAATCCTCTTGGAGGACCTTGTTATATTGGTAAATTGGCCTTACTTACATTAACACACCGGAATTGGCTTAAAATATAATGATCCTcacccagaagcaaaaggagtatAGCTCAACTTAGTCAAAATTGTGATGATAATGTTGAATTATGGTCAGTTACAACTAGAATTTTTGCATCTATGTTCACAAGTGTAGGGACAGCTCGTGCTTTGAATCAATTGAATAAACTCGCTTGTTGGTCGGTAAAGCAGGCTAGGGCCACGTCAGAGGTCCTTGAAGAGATGATGCAGGACATGTCAAGTTTAACAcatgcagtgttacaaaatagagcagctattgattttctattgctggcacaaggacatgggtgtgaagatgttgaggggatgtgttgctttaatttaagtgatcattctcaatctattcacaaacagatagattggctgaaaaaacatacacaaaaaatccaacaagaaattaattggtttgatggggtgttacaatcaatatttggcgggataacaccatggctaatgtcattgattaaggaagccttacggtggttgggtatattgatattaatctgtataatagttaaaattgcatatgggtgcatgatgaaaggagtctcaaagctgacacaccaagctctactcgcacaaaaagaaaaagggggaattgttgggaagtggcttgctgaaaaaggacatgggcctgtggaaaagttgtgcgagcagagttctgtgtga